In the genome of Euleptes europaea isolate rEulEur1 chromosome 7, rEulEur1.hap1, whole genome shotgun sequence, one region contains:
- the LOC130480857 gene encoding mucosal pentraxin-like, whose translation MHLLGKAFIFPEKGYDAYVTLNFTQVDPLHSFTLCLKSFTNLIQDYTLFSYSTQYHDRDISIYKTYMHGHPTFIVSIGGEKAHFRVPDSYLGWKSSCVTWSSETGALTLGMGGYVLARKVVLKGYSVGPNPRVTLGDVYWRTYWKSAFGGEIKDVYMWNDIIPMKDLKTTAWDFLSPSPIINWRNLTYEMYGNVTLI comes from the coding sequence ACCTGCTGGGGAAGGCCTTTATTTTCCCCGAAAAGGGCTACGATGCCTACGTCACGTTGAATTTTACCCAAGTAGACCCCCTCCATAGCTTCACTTTATGCCTGAAGTCTTTCACCAACTTGATCCAGGACTACACCCTTTTCTCTTACTCTACCCAATACCACGACAGAGACATCTCAATTTATAAGACATACATGCACGGGCATCCAACATTCATTGTCTCCATCGGGGGAGAAAAGGCGCATTTCAGAGTTCCCGATTCCTATCTGGGGTGGAAGTCCAGCTGCGTCACCTGGTCTTCAGAGACGGGAGCGCTCACCCTCGGGATGGGTGGCTATGTCCTGGCACGCAAGGTTGTGCTGAAGGGTTACTCCGTCGGACCCAATCCTCGGGTTACATTGGGGGATGTTTACTGGCGCACTTACTGGAAGAGCGCCTTTGGTGGGGAGATTAAAGACGTGTACATGTGGAATGACATCATCCCAATGAAGGATCTGAAAACAACTGCCTGGGACTTCCTGTCACCTTCTCCCATCATCAACTGGAGAAACCTGACGTATGAGATGTATGGCAACGTGACCCTCATCTGA